The Nocardia arthritidis genome has a window encoding:
- a CDS encoding AurF N-oxygenase family protein has protein sequence MSTAITPAVDPDVAKAQEYAAKLLLLSEGSVNKHFDPFEDIDWDNPDFAADAGVERWILPKSADLLGRHPWYLALPVERQIEIGRYRQANVAKVGLQFESILISGMVIHNFNQPNGSPEFRYCSHEMIEEHNHTLMFQEMVNRIGADVPGMGPLVSKFKYLGAPVASLFPNLFFMAVLAGEEPIDHVQKQILRSEEEVHPIMRGVMAIHIAEEARHISFAHEYLKNHVPDANPFNKLVLSIAMPIVMWILGRSIFTPPKAFFKEFDIPDSVRKELFYGSKESKQVFSDFFGDVRTLAQDIGLMNPIGKAVWKLLKIDGHTTRYRSEPLRAAKAV, from the coding sequence ATGTCCACAGCCATCACGCCCGCCGTCGACCCCGATGTCGCGAAGGCCCAGGAATACGCCGCGAAACTGCTGCTGCTGTCCGAGGGCTCGGTCAACAAGCACTTCGACCCGTTCGAAGATATCGACTGGGACAATCCGGACTTCGCCGCCGACGCCGGTGTCGAGCGGTGGATTCTGCCGAAGTCCGCCGACCTCCTCGGACGTCATCCCTGGTATCTCGCATTGCCCGTCGAGCGCCAGATCGAGATCGGGCGCTACCGGCAGGCCAATGTCGCCAAGGTCGGTTTGCAGTTCGAATCCATCCTCATCAGTGGAATGGTGATCCACAACTTCAACCAGCCCAACGGCTCGCCGGAATTCCGCTACTGCTCCCACGAAATGATCGAGGAGCACAACCACACCCTGATGTTCCAGGAGATGGTCAACCGGATCGGCGCCGATGTCCCCGGTATGGGGCCGCTGGTCAGCAAGTTCAAATACCTCGGCGCACCGGTCGCCTCGCTGTTCCCGAACCTGTTCTTCATGGCGGTGCTGGCCGGAGAAGAGCCGATCGATCACGTCCAGAAGCAGATCCTGCGCTCGGAAGAGGAAGTGCATCCGATCATGCGGGGCGTCATGGCGATTCACATCGCCGAGGAGGCCCGGCATATCTCCTTCGCTCATGAGTACCTGAAAAACCATGTGCCGGACGCGAATCCGTTCAACAAGCTGGTGCTCTCGATCGCCATGCCGATCGTCATGTGGATACTGGGCCGCTCGATCTTCACCCCGCCGAAAGCCTTCTTCAAGGAGTTCGACATCCCGGATTCCGTGCGCAAGGAGCTGTTCTACGGCTCGAAGGAATCCAAGCAGGTATTCAGTGACTTCTTCGGTGACGTGCGCACGCTGGCCCAGGACATCGGCCTGATGAACCCGATCGGCAAGGCGGTGTGGAAGCTGCTGAAGATCGACGGCCACACCACCCGCTACCGGTCCGAGCCGCTGCGCGCCGCCAAGGCCGTCTGA
- a CDS encoding FAD-dependent oxidoreductase → MPYVVTQSCCSDASCVYACPVNCIHPTPDEPDFLTAEMLYVDPQACVDCGACATACPVDAIVSTKKLTAEEKPFIEINADFYRQSRPRPLLARPVPAAEIRTGRAPLRVAIVGSGPSAMYAADELLTQPNVSVTVFDRLPVPYGLVRHGVAPDHGKTRQVRRLFDIISAQPAFGSYLNVEVGRDISHDELLGYFHAVIYAVGASSDRKLGIPGEGLPGTASATDFVAWYNGHPDHAGDEFELTDRRAVIVGNGNVALDVARILTADPEALARTDIAPPALRALRESKIEEVVILGRRGAAESAFTVPEFVGLLGSDVDIAVDGELPDGAELPYQVGQKLRLLRSVADRPFGSRKRIIFRYLASPLSIGGTDRVAGVEISRNALVTDADGEVRAVPTGESEFLDAGLVLTSVGYRGVALPGLPFDEKAGVIPNLDGRVLEQSGGAVVAGTYVTGWIKRGPTGFIGTNKSCAQETVRQLADDYNAGRLSEPASGATDFDRLIRSRRPSALAGGAAARRNPVRRLLTRA, encoded by the coding sequence ATGCCGTATGTCGTCACGCAGTCCTGCTGCAGCGACGCGTCCTGCGTATACGCCTGCCCGGTCAACTGCATCCATCCGACGCCCGACGAGCCGGACTTCCTGACCGCGGAGATGCTGTACGTCGACCCGCAGGCGTGCGTCGACTGCGGCGCCTGCGCGACCGCGTGCCCGGTCGATGCCATCGTGTCGACGAAAAAGCTTACGGCGGAAGAGAAACCGTTCATCGAGATCAATGCCGACTTCTACCGGCAGTCCCGCCCGCGCCCGCTGCTGGCCCGGCCGGTGCCCGCCGCCGAGATCCGCACCGGGCGCGCGCCGCTGCGGGTCGCGATCGTCGGTTCCGGGCCGTCGGCCATGTACGCCGCCGATGAGCTGCTCACCCAGCCGAACGTATCGGTCACCGTCTTCGACCGGCTGCCGGTGCCGTACGGGCTGGTCCGGCACGGCGTCGCGCCGGACCACGGGAAGACCCGGCAGGTGCGCAGGCTGTTCGACATCATCTCGGCCCAACCCGCATTCGGCTCGTACCTGAATGTCGAAGTGGGGCGGGATATTTCGCACGACGAACTGCTCGGCTACTTCCATGCGGTGATCTATGCCGTCGGCGCGTCCTCGGATCGCAAACTCGGCATTCCCGGCGAAGGACTGCCCGGCACGGCATCGGCCACCGACTTCGTCGCCTGGTACAACGGGCATCCCGATCACGCGGGCGACGAATTCGAGCTGACCGACCGCAGGGCGGTGATCGTCGGCAACGGCAATGTCGCGCTGGACGTCGCGCGGATACTCACCGCCGATCCGGAAGCGTTGGCGCGCACCGATATCGCGCCGCCCGCCCTGCGGGCGCTGCGCGAGAGCAAGATCGAGGAAGTGGTGATCCTCGGCCGTCGCGGTGCGGCCGAATCCGCCTTCACCGTGCCGGAATTCGTCGGCCTGCTCGGCTCCGACGTGGATATCGCCGTCGACGGCGAGCTGCCCGACGGTGCCGAGCTGCCATACCAGGTCGGGCAGAAGCTGCGGTTGCTGCGTTCCGTCGCGGACCGGCCATTCGGGTCGCGGAAGCGAATCATATTCCGGTACTTGGCATCTCCGCTGTCGATCGGCGGCACCGACCGGGTCGCCGGCGTCGAGATCTCCCGCAATGCGCTCGTCACGGACGCGGACGGCGAGGTGCGCGCGGTACCCACCGGAGAGTCCGAATTCCTCGACGCGGGACTGGTTCTCACCTCGGTCGGCTACCGCGGTGTCGCGCTGCCCGGCCTGCCGTTCGACGAAAAGGCCGGTGTCATCCCGAATCTCGACGGCCGGGTGCTGGAGCAGTCCGGCGGCGCGGTCGTCGCCGGTACCTACGTGACGGGCTGGATCAAGCGCGGGCCGACCGGTTTCATCGGCACCAACAAGTCCTGCGCCCAGGAGACCGTCCGCCAGTTGGCCGACGACTACAACGCGGGCCGACTGAGCGAACCGGCCAGTGGCGCAACGGATTTCGATCGCTTGATCCGATCGCGCCGCCCCTCGGCGCTAGCGGGTGGCGCGGCGGCCCGCCGCAACCCGGTCCGTCGCCTGCTCACCCGCGCGTAA
- a CDS encoding DinB family protein gives MTVSGPKADLHRYLRSAREAMLWKLDGLSEYDVRRPMTPTGTNLLGLVKHLGTVEFGYFGDTFARPVSGEPLTEYDFEADPTADMWATAEQSREDIIGFYRRAWAHADATIDSLELTAEGSVPWWPEDRRTVTLHQILVHVVAETNRHAGHADIVRELIDGAAGLRDGNDNMPTHDSTWWQQYRAKLEDTAKQFDNTAPA, from the coding sequence ATGACTGTCTCCGGCCCCAAAGCGGACCTGCACCGTTATCTGCGCTCTGCCCGTGAAGCCATGCTGTGGAAACTCGACGGCCTGTCCGAGTACGACGTGCGTCGCCCGATGACACCGACCGGCACCAACCTGCTCGGCTTGGTCAAACACCTCGGCACCGTCGAGTTCGGCTACTTCGGCGACACCTTCGCCCGGCCCGTATCCGGCGAACCACTCACCGAATACGACTTCGAGGCCGATCCGACGGCCGACATGTGGGCCACCGCCGAACAGTCCCGCGAGGACATCATCGGGTTCTACCGTCGGGCCTGGGCACATGCCGACGCCACGATCGACAGCCTCGAGCTGACGGCCGAGGGCTCGGTCCCATGGTGGCCCGAGGACCGCCGGACCGTCACCCTGCATCAGATCCTGGTGCATGTGGTCGCCGAAACCAACCGGCACGCCGGACATGCCGATATCGTCCGCGAGTTGATCGACGGCGCGGCGGGCCTACGTGACGGCAACGACAACATGCCCACCCACGACTCGACCTGGTGGCAGCAATATCGAGCGAAGCTGGAAGACACCGCGAAGCAGTTCGACAACACCGCTCCCGCATAG
- a CDS encoding SDR family NAD(P)-dependent oxidoreductase, translating to MSTRFANQVALITGASSGIGRAVALRLAAEGAAVVLGSRGKDAGEAVAEEVRATGARAVFVPTDVTSEADVARLTEAALTEFGRLDVAFNNAGTVTAMGPVQDIDDAGWRADLDTNLTSVYYCMRHQVPALIASGGGAILNNASNLGVVGMGSVAPYVAAKHGVVGLTRTVALETAAQGIRVNAVLPGATDTPAFRATMGATPESLAAIKALHPLGRISTPDEIASFCAYLLSKEASFITGAALSIDGGFTAR from the coding sequence ATGTCTACCCGATTCGCGAACCAGGTCGCGCTGATCACCGGCGCCAGCTCCGGAATCGGCAGGGCCGTCGCCCTGCGACTGGCGGCCGAGGGCGCCGCGGTCGTCCTCGGCTCGCGCGGCAAGGACGCGGGCGAGGCGGTGGCCGAGGAGGTCCGCGCGACGGGCGCACGGGCGGTGTTCGTGCCGACCGATGTCACGTCGGAGGCCGATGTGGCCCGCCTGACCGAGGCCGCGCTCACCGAATTCGGCAGGCTGGACGTGGCTTTCAACAATGCCGGGACCGTCACCGCCATGGGCCCGGTGCAGGATATCGACGACGCGGGTTGGCGCGCCGACCTGGATACCAACCTCACAAGTGTGTATTACTGTATGCGGCACCAGGTTCCGGCGCTCATTGCCTCGGGCGGCGGGGCCATCCTGAACAACGCGTCCAACCTCGGCGTTGTCGGAATGGGTTCCGTCGCACCGTATGTCGCCGCGAAACACGGTGTCGTCGGGCTCACCCGCACGGTCGCGCTGGAGACCGCGGCACAGGGCATCCGGGTGAATGCCGTGCTGCCCGGCGCGACGGATACCCCGGCCTTCCGCGCCACGATGGGCGCGACCCCGGAGAGTTTGGCGGCGATCAAGGCCCTGCACCCGCTCGGCCGGATCAGCACCCCCGACGAAATCGCCTCGTTCTGTGCATACCTGCTCAGCAAGGAGGCGAGCTTCATCACCGGCGCGGCTCTCTCCATCGACGGCGGCTTCACCGCCCGCTGA
- a CDS encoding Hsp70 family protein — MNSVSASVTGERPRPAVRTRRTAVTFDSTGSARIGGIPQFTMAVTDFADLSRDPESVVVGGRLWSPTNLVAAVVNGLIEAAEPNAGVVTTYPATYSDKQVALLRQALDLAGAAHVMLVPEPVAAAEWLAHEYGPLETGFVLVYDLGGNCLDVAVVRVGPDWENHPMVGKPMRSYDFGGRPLGAMIARYAKGVLPDRSGSLSMTSIVDIDSLRTEHVRDSLEIVRACVRSADITMSDITRVLLVGGAARPPEVARTIAELGRPVVISADPGHSIAAGAAFMAARTMAPTGPGDNKTPRVAVFSSAAAVSAMAMSAMTVFGGPGGPGPTAILDPFPAIDAPVEALLYDIHTEDLLNRDVPVSEWSLSRTSGNPIAGSAYGRFITPVARSVQLGPSMADSLIGHHADPRSLSDSMESMYTYANPAQFVNPLPFLRSQPIPAPQSGWPPPAPVPPAAQPPAPAPQPPAPVSAPGPAPAPVGAPTTPGTPTDTTVSASTPSSPAASGAPASSGAGSSTGTVSSGTQSGASASNGGSTGTVSETSSSTSTSSGTTAKDTSSTSGTSSGASSSGRTSSGGTSSGKSSSDGSASGANSGGSSAKGDSTGEKATTSSHETSASGPSSAGASSGRSAEAAGSHESSHDGSSSGGARVH; from the coding sequence GTGAACTCGGTTTCGGCCTCGGTGACCGGTGAACGACCCCGACCAGCGGTACGCACGCGGCGCACCGCGGTGACCTTCGACAGCACGGGCAGCGCGCGGATCGGCGGCATACCCCAATTCACCATGGCGGTAACCGATTTCGCGGATCTGTCCCGCGATCCGGAATCGGTGGTCGTCGGCGGCAGGCTCTGGTCGCCGACGAATCTCGTCGCCGCCGTGGTGAACGGGCTGATCGAGGCGGCGGAACCGAATGCCGGAGTCGTAACCACCTATCCCGCAACCTATTCCGACAAACAGGTGGCGCTGCTGCGGCAGGCGCTCGACCTGGCGGGCGCGGCGCATGTCATGCTGGTGCCGGAGCCGGTGGCCGCCGCCGAATGGCTCGCACACGAATACGGGCCGCTGGAAACCGGCTTCGTCCTCGTCTACGACCTGGGCGGCAACTGTCTCGACGTCGCGGTGGTCCGGGTCGGCCCCGACTGGGAAAACCACCCGATGGTCGGAAAGCCCATGCGCTCATACGATTTCGGCGGGCGGCCGCTCGGCGCGATGATCGCGCGCTATGCGAAGGGTGTGCTGCCCGATCGGTCCGGATCGCTGTCCATGACATCGATCGTCGACATCGACAGCCTGCGCACCGAACACGTGCGCGATTCGCTGGAGATCGTTCGCGCCTGCGTGCGCTCGGCGGATATCACCATGTCCGATATCACCCGGGTGCTGCTGGTCGGCGGTGCGGCCCGGCCGCCCGAGGTCGCCCGCACCATCGCCGAACTCGGCCGCCCCGTGGTGATCTCGGCCGATCCGGGCCATTCCATCGCCGCGGGCGCGGCGTTCATGGCGGCCCGTACCATGGCGCCCACCGGCCCCGGCGATAACAAGACGCCGCGCGTCGCGGTATTCTCCAGCGCCGCAGCGGTTTCCGCCATGGCGATGTCCGCGATGACGGTGTTCGGCGGGCCGGGCGGCCCCGGGCCCACCGCGATACTCGACCCGTTCCCGGCGATCGACGCGCCGGTCGAAGCGCTGCTCTACGACATACACACCGAAGACCTGCTCAACCGGGATGTTCCGGTCTCCGAATGGAGTCTGTCACGCACCAGCGGCAACCCCATCGCCGGATCCGCCTACGGCCGGTTCATCACCCCCGTCGCCCGGTCCGTCCAATTGGGCCCATCCATGGCCGACAGCCTCATCGGCCACCATGCCGATCCCCGAAGCCTCAGCGACTCAATGGAATCCATGTACACCTACGCCAACCCGGCGCAGTTCGTGAACCCGCTCCCGTTCCTGCGGTCGCAACCGATCCCCGCGCCGCAATCGGGGTGGCCCCCACCGGCTCCGGTACCTCCCGCAGCGCAGCCCCCTGCCCCCGCCCCGCAGCCCCCTGCGCCGGTATCGGCTCCGGGTCCGGCTCCTGCGCCCGTCGGAGCGCCGACCACTCCCGGAACACCCACGGATACAACGGTTTCCGCGAGTACTCCGAGCAGTCCGGCCGCTTCGGGTGCTCCGGCGTCGAGTGGTGCGGGATCATCGACCGGCACGGTGTCGAGCGGTACCCAATCCGGAGCATCCGCATCGAACGGCGGGTCTACCGGTACCGTCAGCGAAACATCCTCCAGCACAAGCACTTCCAGCGGAACCACCGCGAAGGATACGTCGTCGACCAGCGGTACCTCTTCGGGCGCGTCGTCGTCGGGTAGGACTTCCTCGGGAGGCACGTCCTCCGGCAAGTCATCTTCCGACGGCAGCGCATCGGGCGCCAACAGCGGCGGCTCATCCGCGAAGGGTGACTCCACCGGCGAGAAAGCCACCACCTCGTCGCACGAAACATCGGCTAGCGGACCATCTTCCGCAGGCGCCTCGTCCGGCCGATCCGCCGAAGCCGCCGGTTCCCACGAAAGCTCGCACGACGGCTCATCCTCCGGTGGCGCGCGCGTTCACTGA
- a CDS encoding aminoglycoside phosphotransferase family protein produces MIDIPDEFARETVLRERESGQAWLDALPGLVDELLQRWSCTPDGPIMHGHVGIVVPVQHPDLPAAVVKVSFPHPGNVHEPDAFTVWNGRGAVHLYARDDDRFAMLLERSGHATLAEVTDFDQAVTALGELSRQLSVDAPAGLPRISDMVTDWEHEIRTTAAELGNPLPRAVVDAALATLRELGPDQPETLVHGDLSDSNVLIGGREHLMAIDPKGYVGDPAYDTATVIRSRRFAPLLFTPDPEANLLRGLDMYCDAADIDRDRGRRWAQARAVRSALWGRQHGDPDWIIQATDQLAGILT; encoded by the coding sequence GTGATCGACATCCCCGACGAATTCGCCCGCGAGACAGTGCTGCGCGAAAGAGAATCCGGCCAGGCATGGCTCGACGCACTCCCCGGCCTCGTCGACGAACTGCTGCAACGCTGGTCTTGTACACCGGACGGGCCCATCATGCACGGACATGTCGGAATCGTTGTGCCCGTTCAGCATCCGGACCTGCCCGCGGCGGTGGTGAAGGTGTCGTTTCCCCATCCGGGCAACGTGCACGAACCCGATGCGTTCACCGTATGGAACGGGCGCGGCGCGGTGCACCTCTACGCCCGCGACGATGACCGATTCGCGATGCTGCTCGAACGATCGGGACACGCGACGCTCGCCGAGGTCACCGATTTCGACCAAGCCGTCACCGCGTTGGGCGAATTGTCGCGACAACTGTCGGTGGACGCGCCAGCGGGACTCCCGCGCATCAGCGATATGGTCACCGACTGGGAACACGAGATCCGCACCACCGCAGCCGAACTCGGCAATCCCCTGCCTCGCGCAGTTGTGGACGCGGCCCTGGCCACCCTTCGCGAACTCGGCCCCGACCAACCCGAAACCCTCGTCCACGGCGACCTGAGCGACAGCAATGTCCTGATCGGCGGACGCGAACACCTGATGGCGATCGACCCTAAAGGCTATGTCGGTGACCCCGCATACGACACCGCCACCGTGATCCGCAGTCGCCGTTTCGCCCCGCTGCTGTTCACCCCCGACCCCGAGGCCAACCTGCTGCGCGGACTCGACATGTATTGCGACGCGGCCGATATCGACCGCGATCGGGGACGCCGCTGGGCTCAGGCTCGTGCGGTCAGATCCGCGCTTTGGGGCCGTCAGCACGGTGATCCGGACTGGATCATCCAAGCCACGGACCAGCTCGCGGGCATCCTTACCTGA